One Stigmatopora nigra isolate UIUO_SnigA chromosome 1, RoL_Snig_1.1, whole genome shotgun sequence DNA segment encodes these proteins:
- the fam50a gene encoding protein FAM50A produces MAQYKGAASEAGRAMQLMKKREKEREQLEQLKQRIAEDNMVKSNIDKKFSAHYDAVEAELKSSTVGLVTLNDMKAKQEALVKEREKQLAKKEQSKELQLKLEKQKEKKRKEEQKRKIASLSFNPEDDGDDDDEDEEEEKEEEDDEEEEEEELEYLPVKKKKLGKNPDVDTSFLPDRDREEEENRLREELRQEWELKQEKIKSEEIEITFSYWDGSGHRKTVKMKKGNTMQNFLQRALEVLRKDFSELRSAGVEQLMYIKEDLIIPHHHSFYDFIVTKARGKSGPLFSFDVHDDIRLVNDATVEKDESHAGKVVLRSWYEKNKHIFPASRWEPYDPEKKWDKYTIR; encoded by the exons atggcTCAATACAAAGGAGCCGCCAGCGAAGCTGGAAGAGCCATGCAACTGATGAAAAAACGAGAAAAGGAGAGAGAACAACTTGAACAATTGAAACAGAGAATTGCAGAG GACAACATGGTGAAATCCAACATCGACAAGAAGTTTTCCGCTCATTATGATGCTGTAGAGGCAGAGTTAAAGTCCAGCACAGTTG GTCTGGTGACACTGAATGATATGAAAGCTAAACAAGAGGCCCTTGTGAAAGAACGAGAGAAGCAATTGGCAAAGAAGGAACAATCTAAGGAACTCCAGCT CAAGCTCGAGAAGCAGAAggagaaaaagaggaaagaagaacagaaaagaaaaattgcCAGTTTGTCATTCAATCCCgaagatgatggtgatgatgatgatgaagatgaggaggaggaaaaggaagaggaagacgatgaggaagaagaagaagaggaactgGAAT ATCTCCCTGTAAAGAAGAAAAAGCTTGGAAAAAATCCAGATGTGGATACAAGTTTCCTCCCTGATCGTGACCGAGAG GAGGAGGAAAATCGTCTTCGAGAAGAACTCAGGCAGGAATGGGAACTCAAACAAGAAAAGATCAAGA GCGAAGAGATCGAGATTACCTTCAGCTACTGGGATGGATCCGGCCATCGCAAAACTGTCAAA ATGAAAAAGGGAAACACAATGCAGAATTTTCTACAAAGAGCCCTGGAAGTCTTAAGAAAGGATTTCAGTGAACTCAG gtCTGCTGGAGTTGAGCAGCTTATGTATATTAAAGAAGATCTGATCATCCCACAT CACCACagcttttatgactttattgtgACCAAAGCCAGAGGGAAATCTG GTCCTCTCTTCAGCTTTGATGTCCACGATGACATCCGTCTGGTCAATGATGCCACTGTAGAGAAAGATGAG TCTCACGCAGGTAAAGTCGTTTTGAGGAGCTGGtatgaaaaaaacaagcacatcTTCCCCGCTAGTCGCTGGGAACCATATGACCCTGAGAAGAAATGGGACAAATACACG atccGATAA